A single Lacerta agilis isolate rLacAgi1 chromosome 10, rLacAgi1.pri, whole genome shotgun sequence DNA region contains:
- the PLBD1 gene encoding phospholipase B-like 1 isoform X2 produces the protein MARRGGGGAFFPPSSSSSSSRWWSCSWGLFLLWAVAETRADTHYATVYWQKTEKTFQVKDVLDKNGDAYGYYNDTVQSTGWGVLEIKAGYGNQPISNEDLMYAAGYLEGYLTASHMCDHLANLYTQLIKNVLIERKVKDFMRKQDKWTRQQIKKNKNDPFWRHAGYIIAQLDGLYMGTVEWAKRQQKTPLTAFQVYFLNAVGDLLDLIPALFSGSAMTNLMTGDSTQYLWNMGHCSALIKVLPGYENILFAHSSWFTYAATLRIYKHWDFRVDDPQTSSGRASFSSYPGFLVSLDDFYILGNGLIMLQTTNSVYNHSLLKQVVPESLFAWQRVRIANMMAHCGKSWAQAFERENSGTYNNQYMILNTNRVKLQESLGEGTLYVIEQIPNLVEYSDQTSILRKGYWPSYNVPFHENIYNLSGYKEYVEKYGLDFSYEMAPRAKIFRRDQGKVTDMETMKHIMRYNNYTKDPYTRHNPCNTICCRGDLNPESPMPAGCYDSKVSDLSMASNFAAYAINGPTVEEDLPVFSWTRFNETKHQGLPDSYNFDFVIMKPVL, from the exons ATACTCACTATGCCACCGTATATTGGCAGAAAACTGAGAAGACATTCCAGGTTAAGGATGTATTGGATAAGAATGGTGATGCTTATGGCTATTATAATGACACTGTACAGTCTACAGGATGGGGGGTTCTTGAGATCAAAGCGGGCTATGGTAACCAGCCCATAAGCAATGAAGACCTCATGTACGCTGCAGGTTACTTGGAGGGCTATCTCACTGCTTC ACACATGTGTGACCATCTTGCAAACCTGTATACACAGCTGATTAAGAATGTCCTCATTGAGAGAAAAGTTAAAGATTTTATGCG GAAACAAGATAAGTGGACCagacaacaaattaaaaaaaacaagaatgaCCCCTTCTGGAGACATGCCGGGTACATCATTGCTCAGTTGGATGGGCTGTACATGGGAACAGTGGAGTGGGCTAAGCGACAGCAAAAAACA CCTCTCACTGCCTTCCAAGTCTATTTCCTGAATGCAGTTGGAGATCTGCTCGACCTCATTCCTGCCTTATTCTCAGGTTCAGCAATGACTAATTTAATGACAGGAGACTCTACACAGTACCTATGGAATATGGGCCATTGCTCTGCTCTGATTAAG GTCCTCCCTGGAtatgaaaatatattatttgcTCATTCTAGCTGGTTCACATATGCGGCCACTTTGAGAATCTATAAGCATTGGGACTTTAGAGTTGATGATCCACAAACGAGCTCAGGCCGTGCTTCATTCAGCAGTTACCCAG gTTTTTTGGTATCCCTAGATGACTTTTACATACTTGGCAATGGCTTGATAATGTTGCAGACCACAAACAGCGTATACAACCATTCTCTTCTCAAACAAGTGGTACCTGAGAGTCTCTTTGCATGGCAGAGAGTCCGCATTGCCAACATGATGGCCCACTGCGGAAAGTCCTGGGCACAAGCCTTCGAAAGGGAAAATTCTG GTACTTATAACAACCAGTACATGATACTGAATACAAACAGGGTCAAATTGCAAGAGAGTCTTGGTGAAGGAACCCTCTATGTCATTGAACAGATCCCTAATCTTGTGGAGTATTCTGATCAGACAAGCATTCTCCGTAAAG GATACTGGCCTTCTTACAACGTCCCTTTTCATGAAAATATCTACAATCTGAGCGGATATAAAGAGTATGTTGAAAAATACGGCCTGGACTTCTCTTATGAGATGGCTCCCAGAGCAAAAATCTTCCGACGGGACCAAGGAAAAGTGACTGACATGGAGACCATGAAGCACATAATGAGATACAACA ACTACACAAAAGATCCCTATACAAGACACAATCCCTGTAATACCATTTGCTGCAGGGGAGACCTGAACCCTGAGTCTCCAATGCCAGCTGGCTGCTATGACTCCAAG GTATCAGACCTCTCTATGGCTTCGAACTTTGCAGCCTATGCCATCAATGGACCAACTGTGGAAGAGGACCTGCCTGTGTTCAGCTGGACGCGTTTCAACGAAACAAAGCACCAGGGCTTGCCAGATTCATATAACTTTGATTTTGTCATTATGAAGCCAGTGCTTTGA
- the PLBD1 gene encoding phospholipase B-like 1 isoform X3, translating to MGKLGTRILWRLENGDVENRENTHYATVYWQKTEKTFQVKDVLDKNGDAYGYYNDTVQSTGWGVLEIKAGYGNQPISNEDLMYAAGYLEGYLTASHMCDHLANLYTQLIKNVLIERKVKDFMRKQDKWTRQQIKKNKNDPFWRHAGYIIAQLDGLYMGTVEWAKRQQKTPLTAFQVYFLNAVGDLLDLIPALFSGSAMTNLMTGDSTQYLWNMGHCSALIKVLPGYENILFAHSSWFTYAATLRIYKHWDFRVDDPQTSSGRASFSSYPGFLVSLDDFYILGNGLIMLQTTNSVYNHSLLKQVVPESLFAWQRVRIANMMAHCGKSWAQAFERENSGTYNNQYMILNTNRVKLQESLGEGTLYVIEQIPNLVEYSDQTSILRKGYWPSYNVPFHENIYNLSGYKEYVEKYGLDFSYEMAPRAKIFRRDQGKVTDMETMKHIMRYNNYTKDPYTRHNPCNTICCRGDLNPESPMPAGCYDSKVSDLSMASNFAAYAINGPTVEEDLPVFSWTRFNETKHQGLPDSYNFDFVIMKPVL from the exons ATGGGAAAATTAGGTACAAGAATACTGTGGAGATTGGAAAATGGAGATGTTGAGAACAGAGAAA ATACTCACTATGCCACCGTATATTGGCAGAAAACTGAGAAGACATTCCAGGTTAAGGATGTATTGGATAAGAATGGTGATGCTTATGGCTATTATAATGACACTGTACAGTCTACAGGATGGGGGGTTCTTGAGATCAAAGCGGGCTATGGTAACCAGCCCATAAGCAATGAAGACCTCATGTACGCTGCAGGTTACTTGGAGGGCTATCTCACTGCTTC ACACATGTGTGACCATCTTGCAAACCTGTATACACAGCTGATTAAGAATGTCCTCATTGAGAGAAAAGTTAAAGATTTTATGCG GAAACAAGATAAGTGGACCagacaacaaattaaaaaaaacaagaatgaCCCCTTCTGGAGACATGCCGGGTACATCATTGCTCAGTTGGATGGGCTGTACATGGGAACAGTGGAGTGGGCTAAGCGACAGCAAAAAACA CCTCTCACTGCCTTCCAAGTCTATTTCCTGAATGCAGTTGGAGATCTGCTCGACCTCATTCCTGCCTTATTCTCAGGTTCAGCAATGACTAATTTAATGACAGGAGACTCTACACAGTACCTATGGAATATGGGCCATTGCTCTGCTCTGATTAAG GTCCTCCCTGGAtatgaaaatatattatttgcTCATTCTAGCTGGTTCACATATGCGGCCACTTTGAGAATCTATAAGCATTGGGACTTTAGAGTTGATGATCCACAAACGAGCTCAGGCCGTGCTTCATTCAGCAGTTACCCAG gTTTTTTGGTATCCCTAGATGACTTTTACATACTTGGCAATGGCTTGATAATGTTGCAGACCACAAACAGCGTATACAACCATTCTCTTCTCAAACAAGTGGTACCTGAGAGTCTCTTTGCATGGCAGAGAGTCCGCATTGCCAACATGATGGCCCACTGCGGAAAGTCCTGGGCACAAGCCTTCGAAAGGGAAAATTCTG GTACTTATAACAACCAGTACATGATACTGAATACAAACAGGGTCAAATTGCAAGAGAGTCTTGGTGAAGGAACCCTCTATGTCATTGAACAGATCCCTAATCTTGTGGAGTATTCTGATCAGACAAGCATTCTCCGTAAAG GATACTGGCCTTCTTACAACGTCCCTTTTCATGAAAATATCTACAATCTGAGCGGATATAAAGAGTATGTTGAAAAATACGGCCTGGACTTCTCTTATGAGATGGCTCCCAGAGCAAAAATCTTCCGACGGGACCAAGGAAAAGTGACTGACATGGAGACCATGAAGCACATAATGAGATACAACA ACTACACAAAAGATCCCTATACAAGACACAATCCCTGTAATACCATTTGCTGCAGGGGAGACCTGAACCCTGAGTCTCCAATGCCAGCTGGCTGCTATGACTCCAAG GTATCAGACCTCTCTATGGCTTCGAACTTTGCAGCCTATGCCATCAATGGACCAACTGTGGAAGAGGACCTGCCTGTGTTCAGCTGGACGCGTTTCAACGAAACAAAGCACCAGGGCTTGCCAGATTCATATAACTTTGATTTTGTCATTATGAAGCCAGTGCTTTGA